The Thalassolituus oleivorans MIL-1 genome includes the window TGCTGTACTCGCTTTTTGCTGTTTGAATTCTGTGCAACGTGATCTCCCTGACCGTATTTTTACTGATTTCAATGTGCTCTTTCAGGGCGGCGACCGCTCGCTCTTCATTTCCTAAAAGTATTAAACCTAAAATATTTCCGTGCTCTTCATACGTCACATCAATACGGCTTACACGAGTAAAATCTAAACGACGAATAATACGTAAGCGCTCACAAATTTGGCGATGAATAGCACTCATTTGCTGATTGCCATTCAGATCAACTAGTGAGAAATGAAAGTTTTCATCCATTTCTGCAACCTGCGCACTGTCCCTGACTCTGTCACCTTCATCGCAACACCAGAGGTACAATAGTGGTGCTAACTTTTCCTCAACATCCGTGCTAGCAATTAATCGCCGTATTGACTCAACTTCGAGCAAAATTCGGACATCGTACAACTCTTCAAAATACTGAAAATCAAATGGTCTAACCTGCCAGCCATTACGAAACTGAACTTGCACATAACCGTCTCGCTCCAACCGATACAGAGCTTCTCGTACCGGAGTACGGCTTGCATTCATGCGTTTAGCCACCTCGGTTTCGCTAAACCGATCTCCTGGCAGTAGCTGAAAATCAAATAACTCTTGGCGAAGCTGTTGATATATCTTTTCGGCTACGTTCATTGCTCATCCACGCTGGCAGTAGGTATAAAAAATCCAGTGTTAAAACAATTCTAAAATATTATTTGGTTGAATTAAGGTGCTTTATATAAGCACGCCAGCCGCCAAACTCACTGATATGGGTGGCACTTGCGACCGCCTCCGGTTCACAGATAAAGCCTTTTACTAAACGACCATCAGCCAACTCCAAAGTACCTATTCCTAGAGGCTGAGGAATTTCTGCTACAAAACTACCGAACCCAGCCAAGTCGATACGCCATAATTCAACAATTAATTGATTTCCAAGCGTTGAATCTTGCGCCAAGGCGCTATCACTCACCCGAACTAAACCAGGTTTAGGCGGAACGGTATTGGCCAAAGCATATAACTGGTATTTATTGGCTGTGAGTGTTTGCTCTAACAAGGTTGCATAGCGGCTGGTTAATTGATGATTTAATGGCATCCCAGTTAAATGCGCCCCAACAACCGCGACAACAATCGATTCGTCAGATTTATTACCAAGCAAAACGGGAGCTTCTGGTAATGTCATAAACGCCTGCCAATGCGCAGCAAATTGTCCTAATGCTATTTCATGCCACGCAGGTGCAATTAAGGTAATACCAAATGGCAAACCATCGCTGCGTAATTTCGCGGGTAAGGCAATGGCACAAAGATCAGCTAAATTAACAAAATTCGTGTAAGTGCCGAGTTGGCTATTCACCAAAACTGGCTCAGCATTAACCTCCGTCATCGTCGGAAAGCGGGGAGTCGTAGGTACAAACAAGGCATCAATATCGGTAAATAATGCATCTATTTTTCGTACTAGATCTTTACGACGATATTCAGCTTTAAAAGCATCGACCGCTGTGCCGTTAATACCGCCTGCAACAATACTTTTGACCACAGGGTTAATGCCCGGTAAGTCTTGCGCTAGAAATTCGCCGACCGCAGCGTAACGCTCAGCAACCCAAGGCCCCTGATAAAGTAAATTAGCTAACTCAAATAACGGCGAAAAATCTGTTTTTACTAATTCGTAGCCCAACGCCTCGGCATGTTCACATGCCTGCTCATAGGCAGCGGCTTGTGTGTCATCACCAAACCAAGGTGCCTCAGTAGGAATAGCCAAACGCTGAATGCGAGTATTGCGAATCATAGTGCGCGAGCGAGAATAGGCATCGGTACGATCAAAGCGTCCTGCTACTTCAAACACGCGCTCAGCATCTAAGCTATTGAGCGCAAAAATAGAAACGCAATCCAAACTGCGACACGCAGGTACAACGCCAGTGGTACTAATAGCACCGACGCTCGCCTTTAAACCAACAATATGATTAAAGCCAGCAGGGACACGACCGGACCCTGCCGTATCAGTGCCTAACGCAAAAGCAACATAACCCTTGGCCACAGCAACAGCAGACCCAGAGCTGGAACCACCACTGATGTAATCTGAATTAAAACTGTTTTTAACTGCACCATACGGTGAACGAGTGCCAACCAAACCCGTCGCGAATTGATCGAGATTAGTTTTACCGATCACAATCGCACCCGCTTGTTTCAACAAATGAACGGCGGTTGCATCTTCGGTTGGTTGATACGCAAATTCAGGACAGGCTGCAGTGGTTGAAAATCCAGCAACATCAATATTATCTTTAACAGCAAACGGGACGCCGTACAGGGGTAACGAGTCACCATTTGCTCGTTTCGCTTGCAGGTTCTCAATTTGCGCTAGCAGTTGTTGTTCAGTACCGAGCTGGATCCATACAGAACTACCGGCATCGGCTTCCAATGCGGCAATCTGTTCTCGTAAAAGAGGCAATAGCTCGACAGGCTCAGATCCTTGTCGGTAGGCCGCGGCCCACTGCTTGATATTCCAACCTAATCCTGCTGTTTTTTGCTCGACACTCTTTGTTGCTGACATCCCACATTCCGCCTGAATTCAATCTTGTATACAAGGCGTAAGCGACACTTGTGCCAACTTAGCGAAAACACAGAAAAGACGGACAACTTATTGATTTATATGATTTTTTATATGAAATATTCGGGCATTACAGCCGCTGAGTTCGTGCTAGCGCCCCGTTATGATGCTTAAAGCAAAGCATTGCACTGAAATAGACAGGACATCCACATCTAGATAACCTCGATCAGTTTTCAGACAAAAAAAAGCCGGGAACAAGTCCCGGCTTCCTTCACGTCAATAGCAAACTGCTATCGACGTACTTCTTACTTATCTTCGTAACGCTGGTGCTTGAAGAACACTCCAGAGTCACCAAACTGAGAAGCAGTAAAGTTAGAATCCATTACTAACTCACCTACTTTCACAGCACTGGCGCGACGTTCGTCAGCATAACGTTGTGATGTTCTGCTCCAAATAGACGTTTTAATCTCTTTATCAGTAGCATAGACATCATACAACTTAGTACCTTCTGGCAAGCTCATAAGATCAGCACGGAAATCATGCTCATCGCTAGAGAATAAGCCAGCCACTTCGGCACTTGGTACGAAGTACACTTGAGTTGGAGACTTAGGTGCTGCAACCGCAGAACCGTCAGAGTTAACGCCGGCCATTGCATCAACCATTACTAACGTAGGCTTAGACGATACTAATGAGAACAAGGTGGTTGTGGCTAGAGTAATGTTCGACTCAACACGTACATACTGAGATAGCTCATTAGCGAAGAAGTTGTAGTTATCTTCTTGACCAGACAAGGTATACAACGCAGATACGTTTTCTGATGGCTTACCATCGATAAACGTCTTCCACGCAAATCCTGGAGCAAAACCACGATCCGCTGGATCACCGGTTACAGATAAACGTAACAGTCCACATTCGTTACCTTTAAACACACCGGTATAAGGGTGGTTAGACGTTGCATTGAACGCGACCTTAGCCATAACACCGTGTGGGTGAATTGGCTTGGTATGACCAACAGGCGCTACGTCACCAACATAGTTTACTTTGTCCCAAAGCACGCCATCGATTAAGCCGCCAATATCGATTGGTGGAATCGCTGGCAGTTCGCCTTCATCGTATTGAGTGCGCACGGCACCGTTAGTCCAAAGAAGATCTTGCTTAGTACATGCATCCCACGATTCATAGTTCTCAGGAAGATTTAGGCCCCAAGGTTTGAACGCGTTTTCAACACCCGTCAAAGACACAGCCAACTCTGGGTTATGACGATTCAATACGTCAACCATAGTCGTGTTTTCAACCCAATCGTAACCTTCTTGGGTATACATTTCTGGAGTGTAATCCGACGTTAGGAAACGGTCAGTAATGATGCGACGTGACGCATTCATGATGAAGATTTGAAATGCTGTCTCACCGAAAGCAAAGCCTTCAGGACGAACAGTCTCACCTAACATCCCCACTAACACATCAATCTGTTCAACATCATCGTTATATACGCGACGGAGGTTCGCAACCGTTTCTGCATCATCAGTTAAGTCTTCAAACTTAGTGATTGGCTTCAAATTAATTTGACGACGGAACTCGTTATAACGCGGCACACCACGCTCACGGTCACGCAGAATATCAATGGTCGCAATGTCCATTTTACCAACAACCGGCAAATCCAAATTACGCAGGAATTCAGGGAAGTTATTCAGTGTTAGTGAACCTGGGTTTGTAATACCGAACGAGTACCAAAGACGATCGATACCTTGCTCATCAAGAATTGTTTCCGCATCGCCATCACGCGTGTCTACGACAGGAATCGACTCACGAACAATGTTTGAGCCAATGTCATACACATCGATATTGTCGCGCATTAGAGGGTGCATACGGTAAACCGCCACAAACTCTTCGGTCAGAGTGAACGGCACACCAGCATTATCCGAATTACGAGCACCGGCCAAACCAGTAACAGCCCACTCCAAAGCGGTACCATCATTAAGTGATTGTTCTAGATTTGAATCAACACCTAAAATAGTACGAACCCAAGAATCCGTTTTCGCCAAGTCTTCTGCTAGTTTCTCAAACTCGCCAGCATACTTATCACGCTCAGCCGTGTTGCCCACAAGGCCCCACCAGTTAGCGTACATAGCGCGTTCAGTTACTGGGTTGGCGATGATTGCTGGAGTCCATTCAACAGTATGTATTTTAGCCATCAATGCCGAGTTAACTAAACGTGCTTTATCGTACAACCACTGATCATCTTTATCAGGATTGTTAGACGCTAGCATTTGCGCAATAGAGTTATGCTCTTGCACAAACAACTGGTGCAACATGCTTAGGCCAACCCACCAGTTGTCATTGAAACCAGTGACCGGGATGCCAGAGAAGAATTCTGTTGGTAAAGAACCATCGGAGTTAACCGTTAAACGACCGCCTTCGAATTCACGAATGCTATTCGATGTTGCCAAATCGCTACCGTAAATTTGCGAACCATCCCACCAGTGGGTATTCACGTTACGATAAGCTAACGGTAGGCCTTCTTCGTCGGCTGTGCGAGAAGTATCGGCTTGAGTACGACGTACTGACATTACGCCAG containing:
- a CDS encoding GntR family transcriptional regulator, which codes for MNVAEKIYQQLRQELFDFQLLPGDRFSETEVAKRMNASRTPVREALYRLERDGYVQVQFRNGWQVRPFDFQYFEELYDVRILLEVESIRRLIASTDVEEKLAPLLYLWCCDEGDRVRDSAQVAEMDENFHFSLVDLNGNQQMSAIHRQICERLRIIRRLDFTRVSRIDVTYEEHGNILGLILLGNEERAVAALKEHIEISKNTVREITLHRIQTAKSEYSINIKMNHSGA
- the atzF gene encoding allophanate hydrolase, with amino-acid sequence MSATKSVEQKTAGLGWNIKQWAAAYRQGSEPVELLPLLREQIAALEADAGSSVWIQLGTEQQLLAQIENLQAKRANGDSLPLYGVPFAVKDNIDVAGFSTTAACPEFAYQPTEDATAVHLLKQAGAIVIGKTNLDQFATGLVGTRSPYGAVKNSFNSDYISGGSSSGSAVAVAKGYVAFALGTDTAGSGRVPAGFNHIVGLKASVGAISTTGVVPACRSLDCVSIFALNSLDAERVFEVAGRFDRTDAYSRSRTMIRNTRIQRLAIPTEAPWFGDDTQAAAYEQACEHAEALGYELVKTDFSPLFELANLLYQGPWVAERYAAVGEFLAQDLPGINPVVKSIVAGGINGTAVDAFKAEYRRKDLVRKIDALFTDIDALFVPTTPRFPTMTEVNAEPVLVNSQLGTYTNFVNLADLCAIALPAKLRSDGLPFGITLIAPAWHEIALGQFAAHWQAFMTLPEAPVLLGNKSDESIVVAVVGAHLTGMPLNHQLTSRYATLLEQTLTANKYQLYALANTVPPKPGLVRVSDSALAQDSTLGNQLIVELWRIDLAGFGSFVAEIPQPLGIGTLELADGRLVKGFICEPEAVASATHISEFGGWRAYIKHLNSTK
- a CDS encoding peroxidase family protein; translation: MSSIWVTWPALVKYGTLGITAGLLTLAAERQELFENNLFDFEKWEQYNAEVSCDERSMGARTEDGTCNNLENPSEGSVHRRFGRNVELEAVYAEQESGMLLTPNPREVSNTLMARGDDFKPATSVNFIAGAWIQFMTHDWFSHGENTADDPILVELPENDAMGPGVMSVRRTQADTSRTADEEGLPLAYRNVNTHWWDGSQIYGSDLATSNSIREFEGGRLTVNSDGSLPTEFFSGIPVTGFNDNWWVGLSMLHQLFVQEHNSIAQMLASNNPDKDDQWLYDKARLVNSALMAKIHTVEWTPAIIANPVTERAMYANWWGLVGNTAERDKYAGEFEKLAEDLAKTDSWVRTILGVDSNLEQSLNDGTALEWAVTGLAGARNSDNAGVPFTLTEEFVAVYRMHPLMRDNIDVYDIGSNIVRESIPVVDTRDGDAETILDEQGIDRLWYSFGITNPGSLTLNNFPEFLRNLDLPVVGKMDIATIDILRDRERGVPRYNEFRRQINLKPITKFEDLTDDAETVANLRRVYNDDVEQIDVLVGMLGETVRPEGFAFGETAFQIFIMNASRRIITDRFLTSDYTPEMYTQEGYDWVENTTMVDVLNRHNPELAVSLTGVENAFKPWGLNLPENYESWDACTKQDLLWTNGAVRTQYDEGELPAIPPIDIGGLIDGVLWDKVNYVGDVAPVGHTKPIHPHGVMAKVAFNATSNHPYTGVFKGNECGLLRLSVTGDPADRGFAPGFAWKTFIDGKPSENVSALYTLSGQEDNYNFFANELSQYVRVESNITLATTTLFSLVSSKPTLVMVDAMAGVNSDGSAVAAPKSPTQVYFVPSAEVAGLFSSDEHDFRADLMSLPEGTKLYDVYATDKEIKTSIWSRTSQRYADERRASAVKVGELVMDSNFTASQFGDSGVFFKHQRYEDK